A genomic region of Paralichthys olivaceus isolate ysfri-2021 chromosome 18, ASM2471397v2, whole genome shotgun sequence contains the following coding sequences:
- the sema4d gene encoding semaphorin-4D isoform X5, which translates to MYQYSLADAMTDKGNFTVPKLSESNMGFGVLGVFLGLLLEVSTHGPHAVPRTSWRHQDLDLLEFSESGIYNYSTLLLSEKKDALYVGAREAIFELSKKNVTVRNNKAQWTVAENPLLMCTLKGKSKERDCLNYIRVLQVVDDERLYVCGTHAFQPRCDYLNLADFSLDGRAEDGRGQCSFDPSQSFTTVMVDGELYSGTAFNFLGSEPIISRYSPYQSLLRTEYSTSWLNEPSFVYADVIREGRNQAYGEDDKIYYFFTEVSVEYEFFGKLLIPRVARVCKGDLGGQRTLQKKWTSFLKAKLVCSMPELNFVFNVVHDVFILKESDWRDTVIYGVFTSQWGNVGLSAVCAYNMTAVEDVFSKGKYMQKATVEQSHTKWVRYNGITPSPRPGACINNLMRQQNISSSLHLPDKTLQFVKDHPLLEDPVLPIGNGPRLITKDVNYTQIVVERVRALDGNIYDVIFTATDKGVLHKSVVYEGDVHMVEEIQLLKNPEPIKNLLLSSETRSLYAGSDSGVVQSPTAFCGRYPSCDVCILARDPYCAWDRHTAACVNILDAPSLQQGKLIQSLNGDADKCPSVSGLSLKDYQQVKVKPGSSVELPCLVQSNLAHVMWKSNSSVLTEASRFHLIGENGLLIYSVAPEDQGHYECWSVEWAAAAGKNFSRLVAGYILTLDLPTRAPHQAGHRTTTLASKETPSTHAAEASSPVDTSFSLSGSSTPSVLPSSSSSSSSKPHSVEAREAEVRLLPPLLKDQAWGVHAHEAFLLFCLALGKL; encoded by the exons agGAAACTTCACCGTTCCGAAGTTATCAGAGTCTAATATGGGTTTTGGCGTGCTAGGAGTGTTTCTGGGTCTGCTCCTGGAGGTCTCCACCCACGGACCCCACGCTGTGCCTAGAACGTCCTGGAGACACCAAG ATTTAGATCTGCTGGAGTTTTCTGAGTCCGGGATCTACAACTACTCTACGTTGCTGCTGAGCGAGAAAAAGGATGCGCTGTATGTCGGAGCCAGGGAGGCCATCTTCGAGCTCAGCAAGAAGAACGTGACAGTCAGGAACAACAAG GCTCAGTGGACCGTGGCAGAAAACCCCTTGTTGATGTGCACGCTTAAAGGAAAATCAAAAGAG AGGGATTGTCTAAACTACATTCGGGTTCTCCAAGTGGTAGACGACGAGCGGTTGTACGTCTGTGGCACACACGCCTTTCAACCTCGGTGTGATTACTTG AACCTCGCTGACTTCTCATTGGACGGTCGAGCTGAAGATGGCCGGGGACAATGCTCCTTTGACCCGTCGCAGAGCTTCACCACTGTCATGGTTG ACGGAGAGCTGTACTCTGGCACGGCTTTTAACTTCTTAGGCAGCGAACCGATTATTTCCAGATACTCTCCATACCAGTCCCTGCTCCGGACGGAGTACTCCACGTCGTGGCTCAATG AGCCCAGTTTTGTTTACGCAGACGTGATCAGAGAAGGGAGGAACCAAGCATATGGCGAGGACGACAAAATCTACTACTTTTTCACCGAGGTGTCGGTGGAGTACGAATTCTTTGGCAAGCTGCTCATCCCCAGGGTGGCCCGCGTCTGTAAG GGTGACCTCGGGGGGCAGCGCACTCTGCAGAAGAAGTGGACGTCCTTTCTCAAGGCTAAGCTGGTGTGCTCCATGCCCGAGCTCAACTTCGTCTTCAACGTAGTGCACGACGTCTTCATCCTGAAGGAGTCCGACTGGAGGGACACGGTCATCTACGGTGTCTTCACCTCCCAGTG GGGTAACGTGGGCCTGTCAGCTGTGTGCGCTTATAACATGACGGCTGTGGAGGACGTCTTCTCCAAGGGCAAGTACATGCAGAAGGCCACAGTGGAGCAGAGTCACACCAAGTGGGTGCGCTACAATGGCATCACTCCTTCTCCACGTCCTGGAGCA TGCATCAACAACTTAATGCGACAGCAGAACATCAGCAgctccctccacctcccagaCAAGACCCTTCAGTTTGTTAAGGACCACCCCCTGCTGGAGGACCCTGTCCTGCCCATCGGCAACGGTCCTCGCCTCATCACCAAAGACGTCAACTACACCCAGATCGTCGTGGAGAGGGTCCGGGCGCTCGACGGGAACATTTACGACGTCATCTTTACTGCAACAG ATAAGGGCGTCTTGCATAAGTCGGTGGTGTACGAAGGAGACGTTCACATGGTGGAGGAGATCCAGCTTCTAAAGAACCCAGAGCCCATCAAGAACTTACTGCTGTCATCTGAG ACACGATCCCTGTACGCGGGTTCGGACTCTGGCGTGGTCCAGTCCCCCACAGCGTTCTGTGGCAGGTATCCGTCCTGTGATGTCTGTATCCTGGCACGAGACCCATACTGCGCCTGGGACCGTCACACCGCCGCCTGTGTCAACATCTTAGATGCTCCTAGCCTACAGCAAGG GAAGCTGATCCAGAGCCTGAATGGTGACGCAGACAAGTGTCCTTCAG tgTCAGGTCTGTCTCTGAAGGACTACCAGCAAGTGAAGGTCAAACCGGGGAGCTCAGTCGAGCTGCCCTGCCTGGTACAATCCAACCTGGCCCATGTGATGTGGAAATCCAACAGCTCAGTTCTCACCGAAGCCTCTCGCTTTCACCTCATAGGTGAAAATGGTCTCCTCATTTACAGCGTGGCACCAGAGGATCAAGGTCATTATGAGTGTTGGTCCGTGGAATGGGCCGCCGCTGCTGGGAAGAACTTCAGCCGCCTCGTGGCTGGATACATCCTTACTCTGGATCTCCCGACAAGAGCCCCACACCAGGCGGGCCACCGCACCACCACCCTTGCCAGCAAGGAGACACCTAGCACGCACGCCGCTGAAG CCTCCTCTCCTGTCGACACTTCATTCTCCCTGTCTGGAAGTAGcactccctctgtcctcccttcttcctcctcttcctcctcttccaagCCCCACAGTGTGGAGGCTCGGGAGGCAGAGGTGAGACTCTTGCCTCCCCTGCTGAAGGACCAGGCCTGGGGGGTTCATGCCCACGAGGCCTTCCTGCTCTTctgcctcgccctgg GAAAGCTGTGA
- the sema4d gene encoding semaphorin-4D isoform X3 → MYQYSLADAMTDKGNFTVPKLSESNMGFGVLGVFLGLLLEVSTHGPHAVPRTSWRHQDLDLLEFSESGIYNYSTLLLSEKKDALYVGAREAIFELSKKNVTVRNNKAQWTVAENPLLMCTLKGKSKERDCLNYIRVLQVVDDERLYVCGTHAFQPRCDYLNLADFSLDGRAEDGRGQCSFDPSQSFTTVMVDGELYSGTAFNFLGSEPIISRYSPYQSLLRTEYSTSWLNEPSFVYADVIREGRNQAYGEDDKIYYFFTEVSVEYEFFGKLLIPRVARVCKGDLGGQRTLQKKWTSFLKAKLVCSMPELNFVFNVVHDVFILKESDWRDTVIYGVFTSQWGNVGLSAVCAYNMTAVEDVFSKGKYMQKATVEQSHTKWVRYNGITPSPRPGACINNLMRQQNISSSLHLPDKTLQFVKDHPLLEDPVLPIGNGPRLITKDVNYTQIVVERVRALDGNIYDVIFTATDKGVLHKSVVYEGDVHMVEEIQLLKNPEPIKNLLLSSETRSLYAGSDSGVVQSPTAFCGRYPSCDVCILARDPYCAWDRHTAACVNILDAPSLQQGKLIQSLNGDADKCPSVSGLSLKDYQQVKVKPGSSVELPCLVQSNLAHVMWKSNSSVLTEASRFHLIGENGLLIYSVAPEDQGHYECWSVEWAAAAGKNFSRLVAGYILTLDLPTRAPHQAGHRTTTLASKETPSTHAAEASSPVDTSFSLSGSSTPSVLPSSSSSSSSKPHSVEAREAEVRLLPPLLKDQAWGVHAHEAFLLFCLALGPSDVHIHWLINGHSLDTPIMEYRQPLGQREVLVSSWLREGPLIKDARYQCVAEAHTGNDMSEVDVRLTIGDEESIPSRDLNQWRGALTEHEQLLKRWEKAWESCDGH, encoded by the exons agGAAACTTCACCGTTCCGAAGTTATCAGAGTCTAATATGGGTTTTGGCGTGCTAGGAGTGTTTCTGGGTCTGCTCCTGGAGGTCTCCACCCACGGACCCCACGCTGTGCCTAGAACGTCCTGGAGACACCAAG ATTTAGATCTGCTGGAGTTTTCTGAGTCCGGGATCTACAACTACTCTACGTTGCTGCTGAGCGAGAAAAAGGATGCGCTGTATGTCGGAGCCAGGGAGGCCATCTTCGAGCTCAGCAAGAAGAACGTGACAGTCAGGAACAACAAG GCTCAGTGGACCGTGGCAGAAAACCCCTTGTTGATGTGCACGCTTAAAGGAAAATCAAAAGAG AGGGATTGTCTAAACTACATTCGGGTTCTCCAAGTGGTAGACGACGAGCGGTTGTACGTCTGTGGCACACACGCCTTTCAACCTCGGTGTGATTACTTG AACCTCGCTGACTTCTCATTGGACGGTCGAGCTGAAGATGGCCGGGGACAATGCTCCTTTGACCCGTCGCAGAGCTTCACCACTGTCATGGTTG ACGGAGAGCTGTACTCTGGCACGGCTTTTAACTTCTTAGGCAGCGAACCGATTATTTCCAGATACTCTCCATACCAGTCCCTGCTCCGGACGGAGTACTCCACGTCGTGGCTCAATG AGCCCAGTTTTGTTTACGCAGACGTGATCAGAGAAGGGAGGAACCAAGCATATGGCGAGGACGACAAAATCTACTACTTTTTCACCGAGGTGTCGGTGGAGTACGAATTCTTTGGCAAGCTGCTCATCCCCAGGGTGGCCCGCGTCTGTAAG GGTGACCTCGGGGGGCAGCGCACTCTGCAGAAGAAGTGGACGTCCTTTCTCAAGGCTAAGCTGGTGTGCTCCATGCCCGAGCTCAACTTCGTCTTCAACGTAGTGCACGACGTCTTCATCCTGAAGGAGTCCGACTGGAGGGACACGGTCATCTACGGTGTCTTCACCTCCCAGTG GGGTAACGTGGGCCTGTCAGCTGTGTGCGCTTATAACATGACGGCTGTGGAGGACGTCTTCTCCAAGGGCAAGTACATGCAGAAGGCCACAGTGGAGCAGAGTCACACCAAGTGGGTGCGCTACAATGGCATCACTCCTTCTCCACGTCCTGGAGCA TGCATCAACAACTTAATGCGACAGCAGAACATCAGCAgctccctccacctcccagaCAAGACCCTTCAGTTTGTTAAGGACCACCCCCTGCTGGAGGACCCTGTCCTGCCCATCGGCAACGGTCCTCGCCTCATCACCAAAGACGTCAACTACACCCAGATCGTCGTGGAGAGGGTCCGGGCGCTCGACGGGAACATTTACGACGTCATCTTTACTGCAACAG ATAAGGGCGTCTTGCATAAGTCGGTGGTGTACGAAGGAGACGTTCACATGGTGGAGGAGATCCAGCTTCTAAAGAACCCAGAGCCCATCAAGAACTTACTGCTGTCATCTGAG ACACGATCCCTGTACGCGGGTTCGGACTCTGGCGTGGTCCAGTCCCCCACAGCGTTCTGTGGCAGGTATCCGTCCTGTGATGTCTGTATCCTGGCACGAGACCCATACTGCGCCTGGGACCGTCACACCGCCGCCTGTGTCAACATCTTAGATGCTCCTAGCCTACAGCAAGG GAAGCTGATCCAGAGCCTGAATGGTGACGCAGACAAGTGTCCTTCAG tgTCAGGTCTGTCTCTGAAGGACTACCAGCAAGTGAAGGTCAAACCGGGGAGCTCAGTCGAGCTGCCCTGCCTGGTACAATCCAACCTGGCCCATGTGATGTGGAAATCCAACAGCTCAGTTCTCACCGAAGCCTCTCGCTTTCACCTCATAGGTGAAAATGGTCTCCTCATTTACAGCGTGGCACCAGAGGATCAAGGTCATTATGAGTGTTGGTCCGTGGAATGGGCCGCCGCTGCTGGGAAGAACTTCAGCCGCCTCGTGGCTGGATACATCCTTACTCTGGATCTCCCGACAAGAGCCCCACACCAGGCGGGCCACCGCACCACCACCCTTGCCAGCAAGGAGACACCTAGCACGCACGCCGCTGAAG CCTCCTCTCCTGTCGACACTTCATTCTCCCTGTCTGGAAGTAGcactccctctgtcctcccttcttcctcctcttcctcctcttccaagCCCCACAGTGTGGAGGCTCGGGAGGCAGAGGTGAGACTCTTGCCTCCCCTGCTGAAGGACCAGGCCTGGGGGGTTCATGCCCACGAGGCCTTCCTGCTCTTctgcctcgccctgg GTCCCAGTGATGTCCACATTCACTGGCTAATAAACGGACACAGTCTGGACACCCCTATAATGGAGTACCGCCAGCCGCTGGGTCAGAGAGAGGTGCTCGTGAGCAGCTGGCTCAGAGAGGGGCCGCTGATCAAGGACGCCCGTTACCAATGTGTCGCTGAGGCCCACACAGGGAATGACATGTCTGAGGTGGACGTCCGCCTCACTATTGGAG ATGAGGAGAGCATTCCATCCAGGGATTTGAACCAGTGGAGAGGAGCACTCACAGAGCATGAGCAGCTGCTAAAAAGATGGGAAAAGGCCTGG GAAAGCTGTGACGGCCACTGA
- the sema4d gene encoding semaphorin-4D isoform X6: MYQYSLADAMTDKGNFTVPKLSESNMGFGVLGVFLGLLLEVSTHGPHAVPRTSWRHQDLDLLEFSESGIYNYSTLLLSEKKDALYVGAREAIFELSKKNVTVRNNKAQWTVAENPLLMCTLKGKSKERDCLNYIRVLQVVDDERLYVCGTHAFQPRCDYLNLADFSLDGRAEDGRGQCSFDPSQSFTTVMVDGELYSGTAFNFLGSEPIISRYSPYQSLLRTEYSTSWLNEPSFVYADVIREGRNQAYGEDDKIYYFFTEVSVEYEFFGKLLIPRVARVCKGDLGGQRTLQKKWTSFLKAKLVCSMPELNFVFNVVHDVFILKESDWRDTVIYGVFTSQWGNVGLSAVCAYNMTAVEDVFSKGKYMQKATVEQSHTKWVRYNGITPSPRPGACINNLMRQQNISSSLHLPDKTLQFVKDHPLLEDPVLPIGNGPRLITKDVNYTQIVVERVRALDGNIYDVIFTATDKGVLHKSVVYEGDVHMVEEIQLLKNPEPIKNLLLSSETRSLYAGSDSGVVQSPTAFCGRYPSCDVCILARDPYCAWDRHTAACVNILDAPSLQQGKLIQSLNGDADKCPSVSGLSLKDYQQVKVKPGSSVELPCLVQSNLAHVMWKSNSSVLTEASRFHLIGENGLLIYSVAPEDQGHYECWSVEWAAAAGKNFSRLVAGYILTLDLPTRAPHQAGHRTTTLASKETPSTHAAEGKL, from the exons agGAAACTTCACCGTTCCGAAGTTATCAGAGTCTAATATGGGTTTTGGCGTGCTAGGAGTGTTTCTGGGTCTGCTCCTGGAGGTCTCCACCCACGGACCCCACGCTGTGCCTAGAACGTCCTGGAGACACCAAG ATTTAGATCTGCTGGAGTTTTCTGAGTCCGGGATCTACAACTACTCTACGTTGCTGCTGAGCGAGAAAAAGGATGCGCTGTATGTCGGAGCCAGGGAGGCCATCTTCGAGCTCAGCAAGAAGAACGTGACAGTCAGGAACAACAAG GCTCAGTGGACCGTGGCAGAAAACCCCTTGTTGATGTGCACGCTTAAAGGAAAATCAAAAGAG AGGGATTGTCTAAACTACATTCGGGTTCTCCAAGTGGTAGACGACGAGCGGTTGTACGTCTGTGGCACACACGCCTTTCAACCTCGGTGTGATTACTTG AACCTCGCTGACTTCTCATTGGACGGTCGAGCTGAAGATGGCCGGGGACAATGCTCCTTTGACCCGTCGCAGAGCTTCACCACTGTCATGGTTG ACGGAGAGCTGTACTCTGGCACGGCTTTTAACTTCTTAGGCAGCGAACCGATTATTTCCAGATACTCTCCATACCAGTCCCTGCTCCGGACGGAGTACTCCACGTCGTGGCTCAATG AGCCCAGTTTTGTTTACGCAGACGTGATCAGAGAAGGGAGGAACCAAGCATATGGCGAGGACGACAAAATCTACTACTTTTTCACCGAGGTGTCGGTGGAGTACGAATTCTTTGGCAAGCTGCTCATCCCCAGGGTGGCCCGCGTCTGTAAG GGTGACCTCGGGGGGCAGCGCACTCTGCAGAAGAAGTGGACGTCCTTTCTCAAGGCTAAGCTGGTGTGCTCCATGCCCGAGCTCAACTTCGTCTTCAACGTAGTGCACGACGTCTTCATCCTGAAGGAGTCCGACTGGAGGGACACGGTCATCTACGGTGTCTTCACCTCCCAGTG GGGTAACGTGGGCCTGTCAGCTGTGTGCGCTTATAACATGACGGCTGTGGAGGACGTCTTCTCCAAGGGCAAGTACATGCAGAAGGCCACAGTGGAGCAGAGTCACACCAAGTGGGTGCGCTACAATGGCATCACTCCTTCTCCACGTCCTGGAGCA TGCATCAACAACTTAATGCGACAGCAGAACATCAGCAgctccctccacctcccagaCAAGACCCTTCAGTTTGTTAAGGACCACCCCCTGCTGGAGGACCCTGTCCTGCCCATCGGCAACGGTCCTCGCCTCATCACCAAAGACGTCAACTACACCCAGATCGTCGTGGAGAGGGTCCGGGCGCTCGACGGGAACATTTACGACGTCATCTTTACTGCAACAG ATAAGGGCGTCTTGCATAAGTCGGTGGTGTACGAAGGAGACGTTCACATGGTGGAGGAGATCCAGCTTCTAAAGAACCCAGAGCCCATCAAGAACTTACTGCTGTCATCTGAG ACACGATCCCTGTACGCGGGTTCGGACTCTGGCGTGGTCCAGTCCCCCACAGCGTTCTGTGGCAGGTATCCGTCCTGTGATGTCTGTATCCTGGCACGAGACCCATACTGCGCCTGGGACCGTCACACCGCCGCCTGTGTCAACATCTTAGATGCTCCTAGCCTACAGCAAGG GAAGCTGATCCAGAGCCTGAATGGTGACGCAGACAAGTGTCCTTCAG tgTCAGGTCTGTCTCTGAAGGACTACCAGCAAGTGAAGGTCAAACCGGGGAGCTCAGTCGAGCTGCCCTGCCTGGTACAATCCAACCTGGCCCATGTGATGTGGAAATCCAACAGCTCAGTTCTCACCGAAGCCTCTCGCTTTCACCTCATAGGTGAAAATGGTCTCCTCATTTACAGCGTGGCACCAGAGGATCAAGGTCATTATGAGTGTTGGTCCGTGGAATGGGCCGCCGCTGCTGGGAAGAACTTCAGCCGCCTCGTGGCTGGATACATCCTTACTCTGGATCTCCCGACAAGAGCCCCACACCAGGCGGGCCACCGCACCACCACCCTTGCCAGCAAGGAGACACCTAGCACGCACGCCGCTGAAG GAAAGCTGTGA
- the sema4d gene encoding semaphorin-4D isoform X4, which translates to MGFGVLGVFLGLLLEVSTHGPHAVPRTSWRHQDLDLLEFSESGIYNYSTLLLSEKKDALYVGAREAIFELSKKNVTVRNNKAQWTVAENPLLMCTLKGKSKERDCLNYIRVLQVVDDERLYVCGTHAFQPRCDYLNLADFSLDGRAEDGRGQCSFDPSQSFTTVMVDGELYSGTAFNFLGSEPIISRYSPYQSLLRTEYSTSWLNEPSFVYADVIREGRNQAYGEDDKIYYFFTEVSVEYEFFGKLLIPRVARVCKGDLGGQRTLQKKWTSFLKAKLVCSMPELNFVFNVVHDVFILKESDWRDTVIYGVFTSQWGNVGLSAVCAYNMTAVEDVFSKGKYMQKATVEQSHTKWVRYNGITPSPRPGACINNLMRQQNISSSLHLPDKTLQFVKDHPLLEDPVLPIGNGPRLITKDVNYTQIVVERVRALDGNIYDVIFTATDKGVLHKSVVYEGDVHMVEEIQLLKNPEPIKNLLLSSETRSLYAGSDSGVVQSPTAFCGRYPSCDVCILARDPYCAWDRHTAACVNILDAPSLQQGKLIQSLNGDADKCPSVSGLSLKDYQQVKVKPGSSVELPCLVQSNLAHVMWKSNSSVLTEASRFHLIGENGLLIYSVAPEDQGHYECWSVEWAAAAGKNFSRLVAGYILTLDLPTRAPHQAGHRTTTLASKETPSTHAAEASSPVDTSFSLSGSSTPSVLPSSSSSSSSKPHSVEAREAEVRLLPPLLKDQAWGVHAHEAFLLFCLALGPSDVHIHWLINGHSLDTPIMEYRQPLGQREVLVSSWLREGPLIKDARYQCVAEAHTGNDMSEVDVRLTIGDEESIPSRDLNQWRGALTEHEQLLKRWEKAWESCDGH; encoded by the exons ATGGGTTTTGGCGTGCTAGGAGTGTTTCTGGGTCTGCTCCTGGAGGTCTCCACCCACGGACCCCACGCTGTGCCTAGAACGTCCTGGAGACACCAAG ATTTAGATCTGCTGGAGTTTTCTGAGTCCGGGATCTACAACTACTCTACGTTGCTGCTGAGCGAGAAAAAGGATGCGCTGTATGTCGGAGCCAGGGAGGCCATCTTCGAGCTCAGCAAGAAGAACGTGACAGTCAGGAACAACAAG GCTCAGTGGACCGTGGCAGAAAACCCCTTGTTGATGTGCACGCTTAAAGGAAAATCAAAAGAG AGGGATTGTCTAAACTACATTCGGGTTCTCCAAGTGGTAGACGACGAGCGGTTGTACGTCTGTGGCACACACGCCTTTCAACCTCGGTGTGATTACTTG AACCTCGCTGACTTCTCATTGGACGGTCGAGCTGAAGATGGCCGGGGACAATGCTCCTTTGACCCGTCGCAGAGCTTCACCACTGTCATGGTTG ACGGAGAGCTGTACTCTGGCACGGCTTTTAACTTCTTAGGCAGCGAACCGATTATTTCCAGATACTCTCCATACCAGTCCCTGCTCCGGACGGAGTACTCCACGTCGTGGCTCAATG AGCCCAGTTTTGTTTACGCAGACGTGATCAGAGAAGGGAGGAACCAAGCATATGGCGAGGACGACAAAATCTACTACTTTTTCACCGAGGTGTCGGTGGAGTACGAATTCTTTGGCAAGCTGCTCATCCCCAGGGTGGCCCGCGTCTGTAAG GGTGACCTCGGGGGGCAGCGCACTCTGCAGAAGAAGTGGACGTCCTTTCTCAAGGCTAAGCTGGTGTGCTCCATGCCCGAGCTCAACTTCGTCTTCAACGTAGTGCACGACGTCTTCATCCTGAAGGAGTCCGACTGGAGGGACACGGTCATCTACGGTGTCTTCACCTCCCAGTG GGGTAACGTGGGCCTGTCAGCTGTGTGCGCTTATAACATGACGGCTGTGGAGGACGTCTTCTCCAAGGGCAAGTACATGCAGAAGGCCACAGTGGAGCAGAGTCACACCAAGTGGGTGCGCTACAATGGCATCACTCCTTCTCCACGTCCTGGAGCA TGCATCAACAACTTAATGCGACAGCAGAACATCAGCAgctccctccacctcccagaCAAGACCCTTCAGTTTGTTAAGGACCACCCCCTGCTGGAGGACCCTGTCCTGCCCATCGGCAACGGTCCTCGCCTCATCACCAAAGACGTCAACTACACCCAGATCGTCGTGGAGAGGGTCCGGGCGCTCGACGGGAACATTTACGACGTCATCTTTACTGCAACAG ATAAGGGCGTCTTGCATAAGTCGGTGGTGTACGAAGGAGACGTTCACATGGTGGAGGAGATCCAGCTTCTAAAGAACCCAGAGCCCATCAAGAACTTACTGCTGTCATCTGAG ACACGATCCCTGTACGCGGGTTCGGACTCTGGCGTGGTCCAGTCCCCCACAGCGTTCTGTGGCAGGTATCCGTCCTGTGATGTCTGTATCCTGGCACGAGACCCATACTGCGCCTGGGACCGTCACACCGCCGCCTGTGTCAACATCTTAGATGCTCCTAGCCTACAGCAAGG GAAGCTGATCCAGAGCCTGAATGGTGACGCAGACAAGTGTCCTTCAG tgTCAGGTCTGTCTCTGAAGGACTACCAGCAAGTGAAGGTCAAACCGGGGAGCTCAGTCGAGCTGCCCTGCCTGGTACAATCCAACCTGGCCCATGTGATGTGGAAATCCAACAGCTCAGTTCTCACCGAAGCCTCTCGCTTTCACCTCATAGGTGAAAATGGTCTCCTCATTTACAGCGTGGCACCAGAGGATCAAGGTCATTATGAGTGTTGGTCCGTGGAATGGGCCGCCGCTGCTGGGAAGAACTTCAGCCGCCTCGTGGCTGGATACATCCTTACTCTGGATCTCCCGACAAGAGCCCCACACCAGGCGGGCCACCGCACCACCACCCTTGCCAGCAAGGAGACACCTAGCACGCACGCCGCTGAAG CCTCCTCTCCTGTCGACACTTCATTCTCCCTGTCTGGAAGTAGcactccctctgtcctcccttcttcctcctcttcctcctcttccaagCCCCACAGTGTGGAGGCTCGGGAGGCAGAGGTGAGACTCTTGCCTCCCCTGCTGAAGGACCAGGCCTGGGGGGTTCATGCCCACGAGGCCTTCCTGCTCTTctgcctcgccctgg GTCCCAGTGATGTCCACATTCACTGGCTAATAAACGGACACAGTCTGGACACCCCTATAATGGAGTACCGCCAGCCGCTGGGTCAGAGAGAGGTGCTCGTGAGCAGCTGGCTCAGAGAGGGGCCGCTGATCAAGGACGCCCGTTACCAATGTGTCGCTGAGGCCCACACAGGGAATGACATGTCTGAGGTGGACGTCCGCCTCACTATTGGAG ATGAGGAGAGCATTCCATCCAGGGATTTGAACCAGTGGAGAGGAGCACTCACAGAGCATGAGCAGCTGCTAAAAAGATGGGAAAAGGCCTGG GAAAGCTGTGACGGCCACTGA